A window from Triplophysa dalaica isolate WHDGS20190420 chromosome 3, ASM1584641v1, whole genome shotgun sequence encodes these proteins:
- the LOC130417807 gene encoding F-box-like/WD repeat-containing protein TBL1XR1, which yields MSISSDEVNFLVYRYLQESGFSHSAFTFGIESHISQSNINGALVPPAALISVIQKGLQYVEAEVSINEDGTLFDGRPIESLSLIDAVMPDVVQTRQQVYKDKMAQQQAAASSTSAAAAPKNGENTANGEENGAHMLSNHLSDMMEVDRVVEIPASKAMVLRGHESEVFICAWNPVSDLLASGSGDSTARIWNLSECSAGGSTQLVLRHCIREGGQDVPSNKDVTSLDWNSEGTLLATGSYDGFARIWTKDGNLASTLGQHKGPIFALKWNKKGNFILSAGVDKTTIIWDAHTGEAKQQFPFHSAPALDVDWQSNNTFASCSTDMCIHVCKLGQDRPVKTFQGHTNEVNAIKWDPTGNLLASCSDDMTLKLWSMKQDTCVHDLQAHSKEIYTIKWSPTGPGTNNPNANLMLASASFDSTVRLWDAERGACIHTLTKHQEPVYSVAFSPDGRHLASGSFDKCVHIWNTQSGALVNSYRGTGGIFEVCWNSTGDKVGASASDGSVCVLDLRK from the exons ATGAGCATAAGCAGTGATGAGGTCAATTTCCTGGTGTACAGATACCTGCAGGAGTCAG GCTTCTCCCACTCAGCATTTACCTTTGGCATAGAGAGCCACATAAGCCAGTCTAACATCAACGGAGCTCTGGTGCCCCCTGCTGCCCTCATCTCCGTCATCCAGAAGGGCCTGCAGTATGTGGAGGCTGAAGTCAGCATCAATGAG GACGGTACCCTGTTTGACGGACGGCCCATCGAGTCTCTGTCCTTGATTGACGCTGTGATGCCAGATGTGGTGCAGACGAGGCAGCAGGTTTATAAAGATAAGATGGCTCAGCAGCAGGCTGCCGCCTCCAGCACCTCAGCGGCTGCAGCTCCTAAAAATGGAGAGAACACGGCTAATGGAGAGGAGAACGGCGCGCACATGCTGTCCA atcACCTTTCAGACATGATGGAGGTGGACAGGGTGGTGGAGATCCCAGCCAGTAAAGCCATGGTGCTTCGAGGCCACGAGTCTGAGGTCTTCATCTGTGCTTGGAACCCTGTCAGTGATCTGCTGGCCTCTGG TTCTGGAGACTCAACCGCTCGGATCTGGAACCTGAGCGAGTGCAGCGCGGGAGGATCCACTCAGCTGGTTCTGCGGCACTGTATCCGGGAAGGGGGGCAGGATGTGCCTAGTAACAAAGACGTCACCTCACTGGACTGGAAT AGTGAAGGTACACTTCTAGCCACAGGATCCTATGATGGCTTTGCCCGAATATGGACTAAAGATG GTAATCTCGCCAGTACACTGGGGCAGCACAAGGGTCCTATATTTGCTTTAAAGTGGAACAAGAAAGGAAACTTTATACTCAGTGCTGGTGTTGACAAG ACCACAATTATTTGGGATGCACACACAGGAGAAGCCAAACAGCAATTTCCATTCCATTCAG CTCCAGCTCTGGATGTGGACTGGCAAAGCAACAACACGTTTGCCTCCTGCAGCACAGACATGTGCATTCATGTGTGTAAACTGGGCCAAGACCGACCAGTCAAGACATTCCAGGGCCACACA AACGAAGTCAATGCAATCAAATGGGATCCAACAGGGAATCTCCTGGCGTCCTGCTCTGATGACATGACGCTAAAG CTTTGGAGCATGAAACAGGACACTTGTGTTCATGACCTACAAGCCCACAGTAAGGAGATCTACACCATCAAATGGAGCCCTACTGGACCTGGAACCAACAACCCCAACGCCAATCTCATGCTGGCTAG TGCATCGTTCGACTCAACGGTGCGTCTGTGGGACGCAGAGCGTGGTGCCTGCATCCACACGCTGACCAAACACCAGGAGCCCGTCTACAGTGTGGCCTTTAGCCCAGACGGACGACACCTTGCAAGTGGTTCCTTCGACAAGTGTGTCCACATCTGGAACACGCAG AGCGGTGCTTTAGTCAACAGCTACAGAGGGACAGGAGGCATATTTGAAGTATGCTGGAACTCAACTGGGGACAAAGTGGGTGCAAGTGCATCAGATGGCTCG GTTTGTGTATTAGACCTAAGGAAATGA